From the genome of Pseudomonas sp. FP453:
TTGGGCGCGCTGGTCAGTTTGGCCAGGGCGTCGGCGCGCATCTGGCGCAGGCGTTTGCCGTAGGCGCGGGCGTTCTGGGTGTAGGTCTTGGCGTTGTCCGGGTCGAGCTTGCCCAGTTCGCGGGCGATGTTGTTGACCTGGGCGATCGACGCGCTGATCGACAGGAAGGTGTGCGGGTTGACCACCTTGCCCGCGCCGCGCGCCGCATTGCCGGTGGCCGCGAGCAGCGGCACGTTGGCGTTGGCTTCGATCACCGGGATGTCCGGGCGCTCGCTGGTGGCGATCATGCGGTCGGCAAAATCGTCATGGCCGACGCCATTGAGCACGATCACGTCGAGGCTGCCGATACGCTTGATGTCATCGGCGCGCGGCTCGTAGGCATGGGGGTTGAAACCGGCAGGAATCAACGGCACCACCTCGGCCTTGTCGCCGACGATATTGCTCACATAGCTGTAGTACGGGTGCAGGGTGATGCCGATACGCAGGCGTTTAGCCGCCTCGGCATTGGCCAGCGGGGCGAGCATCAGGCTGCACAGGCCGACCAGCAACAGACGCAACAGGGGAGATGAAATAGACATGGGCACTCGGTCTTCTCGTTCAGTGACGGTGCTGGCGCGTCACGCCGGCATCGAATTGCGTGACCACTTGTTGCCAGCCGGCTGCGATCAGCGCCTGGTCAGTGAGGTCGGCGGGGGCGCTCAGGTTGGCGCTGCGGTTGAGCCACACATCCGGCTCGGCACCGTGCACGCGCATCAGCAGCGAGCCGGCGGTGCTCGGCACCTGGCTCAGGCCCAGGTAGGACGAAGGCTCCAGCACCTGCCAGCGATGGTCGCCACGGCTGACCGAACTGGCGTCCTGGGCGAAAGGCGCGAAGCCTTCTTCGGCCAGTTGCGCCGGTGTCGGCAGGCTGCTCTGCTCCTGCTGCAACAACTGGATTTCATCCAGGGTCACCCGCAGGTCCGCATAGATCCCTTGCTCGGCGGCGCTCAGGTCGCGGCGCGCATCCAGCTGGTGGCTGGGCACGGCGGCGACTTCCTGGGTTTCGCCGTGCAGCGCGATGACTGAACCGGCCACGGCCAGGATGATCAGGCACAGCAGCAGGACGTAGAGGGTTTCGTAGCCGGCGCCGGCGGGGCGGACAACTTGTGTGGTGGTCATTGCGGCTGGATGTCCGCTTGGTCGATTTCCACCACGTGGCCGGGGCCCGCATCAAACAGCACATAGAACTCGGCGGACGGCTTCTTGAAGGTCAGGGTCGAGTCCTGGCCGAGCTTGCCGGGCACCAGGATGGTTTCGTCGTAGCCGATCACATCCAGGGTCACGCCGGGGGCGCCGCTGCCGTCGGAAAAGCCGCCAGTGCACTGGATCTGCTCGCCGGGGATTTCCTTGCATTCGCACATCGGGTTGTGGGCCAGGGCCAGGGTGCTGAAGCCGGCACCGATCAACAGGGCCGCGCAGGTGCGCGTCAGGCGCATCAAAGTCATGGTTTAACTCCTTGCTTGTTCAGCCAGGCAATAGTGGCAGGCGAGGCCTGGCTCAGCGGGATGGAACCCTGGTGCATGCTGCCGTCCCAGCCTTCCATGGTGACCCACACTTCGGCGTCGGCCGGGGTGCGTTCCGGGATCGGCAGGGCGGCGCCCATGCGGTACGGCGTGCCAAAGAAGATCACCCCGGCGGCGCGCAGGCTGCGGGGCTTGCCGATACGCAGGTAGGTGGCCTTGACCTGCTCGGCGCAGGTGTCGCACAGGGCGGCGTTGAAGAATTTCATCGGCCCGGCCGGGTCGGGGCGCGGGGCTTCGTTGCGAAACTCGGCAAGGGTCAGGCTCCAGGGCCCGACCTGCACGTCACCGGCCACGCGTTCGCCGATGCCGGTGTCGCCACGGAACAACGCGGCGTCGGCAAAGTACTTGGGCATGAAACCCAGGGGCACCAGCAACAGCAGGACATTGATATGGAAACGCCATTTCAGCCAAAAGGCCCGCAGCGGCGAAGGCTGTGCAGCAACGACTTTGCTCATGGGTGGGCCTCCGAGGTTTCAGTCTGCATGGCCGGGGTGGCCGCCGGCGCGCGCTGGGTCTTGGCTTCGCGCTTGAGGGCATTGAGGGTGGCCAGGGCGGTGCGTTTGGTCCAGATCAGCAGGCCGCTCAACACCATCATGCTCATGATCAGGCCGAAAAAGGCCCAGATCAGCTTGATCCACAGGCCGCCAAAGTCGCCGGTGTGCAGCGGGCGCATGGATTCGGTGACGAACTCCAGCTTCGAGCGGTCGGAGAGCAGGTGCGCCGCAGCGACCTCGCCGTCATACGGGTTGATCTGTGCGGTCTGGTACATCAGCGGGTACCAGCCGCGGCCGCCAATCTGCAAGTGGCTGTAGGCATTGAGCGGCAGGCTGACGAAACTCGCCTCCAGGCCCGGGATGCGCTGGGTGGCGATCTTGATTGCCTCGTCCACCGGAATCATCGGCGCTGGCACGCCGGGTTGCGACATCGGCACCTTCTCCCGGGCAATCACCGGGATCACCGGCTCGGTGGAGATGGAAATCTGGTTGTCCCCCAGGATCGCGCGGATCAGGAACCAGATGCCGGTGACGGCGATCACCAGGATGAACCAGATCGACCAGATACCGCTCAGGCGGTGGAAGTCGCCCCAGAAGATCCGCGCACCGTGGCGCACACGCAGGGTGGGGCGCAGGAAGCCTTTCCAGAATTTCTTGTACACCACCAGCCCGGTCACCAGCGACGCCAGCAGCGGAATGCCCAGCGCCGACACCAGGTACCAGCCCCAGCTGTAGCCATTGGTGAACGGCACCAGCCACCAGCCATGCAGGGCACGGGTAAAGGCCTGGAAGTTGAAGGACGGGCTGATGCCCTGGATCGCGCCGGTGTAGGGGTTGACGTACACCTCGACGGAGCGCCCGTCGGGGTAGCTGAGGTCGACGCTGAGGGCGAAATGGGATTCGTCAGGGCGGCTGATCGACTGGACGAACACCGCAGGTTCATCGCGCTTGATGGCGGCGATCACCTGGTCGTAGCTCAGCGGTTCGGCATCATCCGACGGCTTGCTTGCGCGGATGTCCGGGTTGGCCAGCCAGACGATCTCCTGGCTGACCACCGCCAAGGTGCCGGTGACACAGACGATCAGTACAAAAAACCAGATGGGCAATGCCAGCCAGCTATGTACGAGAAACCAGAGTTTTGAACGTGACTTCTTCGACATGGGGATGCGGGTCTTGAGCGGAGGGGGCGATGGAGGCCCGGGAAAGGCCGGTCGTAGCTTTTGCTGACGCGACGGGCTGTATCTAAGTTAAGACGGATGAGAATCGGAAATCCCTAACCCGGAAATGAAAGTAAATGTTTCTGCGCCCCCCGATCGAACACGAAACATGTTCCCAGCCTTCACCCAGGCGCCGTTGATAGGGGCGCCGGGCTCCGTAGGATGGGCGCATACCGTTGCGTGAGCCCGAAGAAAAATGACCGCCAGAACCCTCTACGACAAACATATCGACGCCCACACGGTGTGCGCCCTGGATGACCAGGGCCATGTGCTGCTTTATATAGACCGCCAGGTGATCAACGAATACACCAGCCCCCAGGCGTTCAGTGGCCTGCGTGAAGCCGGGCGCAAGGTGTGGCGCCCCGGCACGGCGCTGGCGGTGGTTGACCATGTAAACCCCACCACGCCTACACGCATTGCGGCGATGTCCGACGCGGGCGGTGCACGGCAGGTGTCATACCTGGCGGAGAATTGCCGGGACTTTGGCATCGAACTGCTGGACATCCTCGACAAGCGCCAAGGCATCGAACATGTGATCGCCCCGGAGCAGGGCTTTATCCTGCCGGGCATGGTGATCGCCGCCGGTGACAGCCACACCACCACCTATGGCGCCCTCGGCGCCTTCGGTTTTGGCATCGGCACGTCGGAAATCGAGCACCTGCTGGCCTCGCAGACGCTGGTCTACAAGCGGTTGAAGGCGATGCGCGTGACGGTGGATGGCGCGCTGGCGCCGGGCCTGACGTCCAAGGATGTGATCATGGCGCTGATCGGCCAGATCGGCGCCTCGGGTGCCACGGGTTACGCCATCGAATTCCGTGGATCGACCATTGATGCGCTGAGCGTCGAGGCGCGCATGACCATCTGCAATATGGCGGTGGAGGCCGGCGCGCGGGGCGCGTTCATGGCGCCGGATGAAAAGGTCTTCGCCTACCTCAAGGGCAAGCAGCGTGCGCCGCAAGGCGCGCTGTGGGAGCAGGCACTGGTGGGCTGGCGCCAACTGCATTCGGACGCCGACGCGGTGTTCGACCGCGAAGTGCACCTTGATGCCACCACCCTGCAACCCATGGTCACCTGGGGCACCAGCCCCGACCAGGCCGCGCCCATCGGCGCCCGCGTGCCGGACCCGCAAGCAATCAGCGACCTGATCCTGCGCCAGGACATGCGCCGCGCCCTCAACTACATGGGCTTGGAGGCCGGCATGCCGTTGAGTGACATCGTCATCAGCCATGCGTTTATCGGCTCCTGCACCAACGCACGCATCGAAGACCTGCGCGACGCCGCCCGCGTGGTGCGCGGCAAACACGTGGCCGCGCATGTGCGGGCGATGATCGTGCCTGGCTCCACCGAAGTGCGCGACCAGGCCGAGGCCGAAGGGCTGGCGGCGATCTTTATCGACGCCGGCTTTGAATGGCGCCAGTCGGGCTGCTCGATGTGCCTGGCGATGAACGACGACGTGCTGGCCCCCGGCGACCGCTGCGCCTCCAGCACCAACCGCAACTTCGAAGGCCGCCAGGGCGCGGGCGCACGCACCCACCTGATGAGTCCGGCGATGGTCGCCGCTGCCGCCATCACCGGCCGTCTCACCGACATCCGCCACTTTGGAGACCGTTCATGAGCCTGCAACCCTTTACCCACGTCACCGGCAAGGCCGCGCCGATGCTGGCGGCGAATATCGACACCGACGTGATCATGCCCAAGCAGTTTCTCAAGGGCATCGACCGAAGTGGGCTGGATCGTGGGTTGTTCTTTGATTTGCGCTTTCTGGCCAGCGGTGAGCTGAACCCTGGGTTCGTGCTGAACCAGCCGGGCTGGCAAGGGGCGAGCTTTATGGTGGTGGGGCCGAACTTCGGCTGTGGCTCCAGCCGCGAGCATGCGGTGTGGGGGTTGCAGCAGATGGGGATTCGGGCGCTGATCGGCAGCAGTTTTGCCGGGATTTTTTATGACAACTG
Proteins encoded in this window:
- a CDS encoding thiamine pyrophosphate-binding protein, whose product is MSKVVAAQPSPLRAFWLKWRFHINVLLLLVPLGFMPKYFADAALFRGDTGIGERVAGDVQVGPWSLTLAEFRNEAPRPDPAGPMKFFNAALCDTCAEQVKATYLRIGKPRSLRAAGVIFFGTPYRMGAALPIPERTPADAEVWVTMEGWDGSMHQGSIPLSQASPATIAWLNKQGVKP
- a CDS encoding metal ABC transporter substrate-binding protein, with translation MSISSPLLRLLLVGLCSLMLAPLANAEAAKRLRIGITLHPYYSYVSNIVGDKAEVVPLIPAGFNPHAYEPRADDIKRIGSLDVIVLNGVGHDDFADRMIATSERPDIPVIEANANVPLLAATGNAARGAGKVVNPHTFLSISASIAQVNNIARELGKLDPDNAKTYTQNARAYGKRLRQMRADALAKLTSAPNPDLRVATVHAAYDYLLREFGLEVTAVVEPAHGIEPSPSQLKKTIDELRALDVKVIFSEMDFPSTYVETIQRESGVKLYPLSHISYGEYSPEKYEVEMTGNLNTVVRAIQESGA
- the leuD gene encoding 3-isopropylmalate dehydratase small subunit produces the protein MSLQPFTHVTGKAAPMLAANIDTDVIMPKQFLKGIDRSGLDRGLFFDLRFLASGELNPGFVLNQPGWQGASFMVVGPNFGCGSSREHAVWGLQQMGIRALIGSSFAGIFYDNCQRNGVLLISLDEAVLQGLGQTVSRADGAQISVDLEAQEIQLVDGQVIPFQIDTLRKTALLLGLDAIGTTLQRSEQIKAFERKHLKANPWLN
- a CDS encoding DUF6162 family protein is translated as MTTTQVVRPAGAGYETLYVLLLCLIILAVAGSVIALHGETQEVAAVPSHQLDARRDLSAAEQGIYADLRVTLDEIQLLQQEQSSLPTPAQLAEEGFAPFAQDASSVSRGDHRWQVLEPSSYLGLSQVPSTAGSLLMRVHGAEPDVWLNRSANLSAPADLTDQALIAAGWQQVVTQFDAGVTRQHRH
- a CDS encoding PepSY domain-containing protein, whose translation is MSKKSRSKLWFLVHSWLALPIWFFVLIVCVTGTLAVVSQEIVWLANPDIRASKPSDDAEPLSYDQVIAAIKRDEPAVFVQSISRPDESHFALSVDLSYPDGRSVEVYVNPYTGAIQGISPSFNFQAFTRALHGWWLVPFTNGYSWGWYLVSALGIPLLASLVTGLVVYKKFWKGFLRPTLRVRHGARIFWGDFHRLSGIWSIWFILVIAVTGIWFLIRAILGDNQISISTEPVIPVIAREKVPMSQPGVPAPMIPVDEAIKIATQRIPGLEASFVSLPLNAYSHLQIGGRGWYPLMYQTAQINPYDGEVAAAHLLSDRSKLEFVTESMRPLHTGDFGGLWIKLIWAFFGLIMSMMVLSGLLIWTKRTALATLNALKREAKTQRAPAATPAMQTETSEAHP
- the leuC gene encoding 3-isopropylmalate dehydratase large subunit, whose product is MTARTLYDKHIDAHTVCALDDQGHVLLYIDRQVINEYTSPQAFSGLREAGRKVWRPGTALAVVDHVNPTTPTRIAAMSDAGGARQVSYLAENCRDFGIELLDILDKRQGIEHVIAPEQGFILPGMVIAAGDSHTTTYGALGAFGFGIGTSEIEHLLASQTLVYKRLKAMRVTVDGALAPGLTSKDVIMALIGQIGASGATGYAIEFRGSTIDALSVEARMTICNMAVEAGARGAFMAPDEKVFAYLKGKQRAPQGALWEQALVGWRQLHSDADAVFDREVHLDATTLQPMVTWGTSPDQAAPIGARVPDPQAISDLILRQDMRRALNYMGLEAGMPLSDIVISHAFIGSCTNARIEDLRDAARVVRGKHVAAHVRAMIVPGSTEVRDQAEAEGLAAIFIDAGFEWRQSGCSMCLAMNDDVLAPGDRCASSTNRNFEGRQGAGARTHLMSPAMVAAAAITGRLTDIRHFGDRS